CACTGCCTAAGTTTATAAACCAGTATATTCCACCTTCTTCAGTTTTTAATGTTAATACAATATGTGACAGGTGATATCATATTTTCATTCATTATGTTGTTTTTGAGCGCTATACTTTTATCCTAAGAAGATGTATCACTTATTTATTTTCGTACCAAATCGTCCTAATGAGACAATGCATAAACCCAATGGCTAAAATTTCTGACTCTGCCCCTGGCCAGACAATATTCTGCATGCGAAATTCATTCAACATGTGGCAAGGTTAAACCAAGGGGCTtaataagatactccctccgtttctttttgtTTCGcgtataagatttgtctgaagtcaaactatGCAAAGTTTGACTAAATTTATAATAAAAAATTCAACATCTAGAATATGAAAGCTATAAAGTATGCAAAttcatttcatgatgcatctaatgataCTCATTTTGTAATGTGGATGTTGATATTTTTcactataaagttggtcaaactctACTTCAAACAAATTCTATATGAAGACTAAAAGAAACAAAGGGAGTGCAACAGGTGGATCGTtctgaagtactccctctgtcccataatgtaagattaTTTTTCACCCGCAAAAATAATGACATGAGAGGACGCGTTTCTTCTGAAGCAACGCGCTATCCTGCTCTCGCGTCTTTGGGTCAAACTGCGGAATGTTATATGGCAGCCCAGCACAGTCATACGGCCCAAAGGCTCGCGGATTAGCAGAAGAACCACGTGGAAAATACTATTTGCCGCTCGCTGCGTCAAACTGCGGGCGCTTCGCACAGGCGAGCGACCGAGCAGCGACGCAAccgggccggcccgtttaaccATTCCAACGCTCCGGTTTTGGGAACAGCTGGTTTTTTTCTGGTTTTTGGaaacttctactccctccgttcctaaatacttgtctttctaggcatttcaacaagtgactacatacgtagcaaaatgggtgaatctacattctaaaatatgactacatacatccgtatgtagtagtcatttgaaatgtctaaaaagacaaatatttaggaacggagggagtagaagattcCTTGAATAGGTTTTTTCTttattctatttttctattttctattttcttttctttttctctcattttcatttttctgttttttcatttgTTTCTATTTTCATAATGTTCATGGTTTAACGAAACATGTTCATAATTTTATAattttgttcatgaatttgaaatttgTTCGTGTtctaaaatttgttcacaattcaaaaatgttcacgcTTTTCAGAATTTATTTGCAGATTcgaaaaatattcagaattttataatttttgttcatgaatttgaaatgtattcatgttttaaaatttgttcacaattagAAAACAAATTgtggtttcaaaatttgttcacaattcgaaaaatgttcatagCATTATAATTTTGTTCACTAATTTGAAATgtgttcatgtttcaaaatttgttcacaattcgaAAAATGTTCGCCGTTTCAAAATTTTTTCACAGTTTATAAAAATGTTCTCCGTCTTATAAttttgttcacgaatttgaaatttattcatatttcaaaaaaatcacaattcaaaaaatgtttacggTTTCAAAATTTGCTCATAATtcgaaaaatattcacaatttgaAAAATGTGCGGTTCAAAATTTATTCACATTTCAAAAAACGTTCACGGTTTCATAATTTTTTTTACCTTTACAAACTTTGTTCTGGGATTACAAAATCGTTCCCATATCCAAACATTGTTCATGATTTTCGAAAATGTGGCAGTTTTTGAAAAAGTTGTTCACTGTATTCAGAAGTAGTTGCGTTTCACAAAACATTCagctttttttttcgaaaaatgcttTTGAAATTTCGAAAAAAAAATCGGATTTACGCTCGGTAATTCTTTCTTAAAGGTTTGTGCTGTATTTTGAATATTTAAGCTTGCTAGCTCCACTTGTAGTATCACATTGACGCTAGGATGAGATCCTGGGTTCGATACCCGGTCGGCGCTTTTACTTTTGTGCTACAGATTTTGATCGGGCCTTTATTTTGGAGCTACAGTTCTCAATCGGGCCGGCCCAGGCGTAGACCCCCTGTGCGTGCGAGCGACaacctgccgcagagagcggcAGGTAGGAGCTCCCGAACCACGTTCCCCTTCTCCGCCGAGCTCTCTCGAACCCTcctgttcttcctctcctctcttgTTCGAATTCATCCATGTAGCGCCTCTGCCCAGCCCTGCATAAATCCATTCTCTGCCGGTGCCGGCCTGCTTAATTCTGCAAAATCGATTCCCCTAGTCCCTTCCCGGTGTGCCACTTGGTTTTCAGTCGATGTGGATTCGGTTCTATGAGTGGCGGGGTCAATTTGTATCAGTACATCACTAATCTGACGGGAAACTAGGCACATGAGGATCGAGGCCCGGTGTGCCACTTGGTTTTCAGTCGATGTGGATTCGGTTCTATGAGTGGCGGGGTCAATTTGTATCAGTACATCACTAATCTGACGGGAAACTAGGCACATGAGGATCGAGGCCCGGTGTGCCACTTGGTTTTCAGTCGATGTGGATTCGGTTCTATGAGTGGCGGGGTCAATTTGTATCAGTACATCACTAATCTGACGGGAAACTAGGCACATGAGGATCGAGGCCCGGTGTGCCACTTGGTTTTCAGTCGATGTGGATTCGGTTCTATGAGTGGCGGGGTCAATTTGTATCAGTACATCACTAATCTGACGGGAAACTAGGCACATGAGGATCGAGGCCCGGTGTGCCACTTGGTTTTCAGTCGATGTGGATTCGGTTCTATGAGTGGCGGGGTCAATTTGTATCAGTACATCACTAATCTGACGGGAAACTAGGCACATGAGGATCGAGGCCCGGTGTGCCACTTGGTTTTCAGTCGATGTGGATTCGGTTCTATGAGTGGCGGGGTCAATTTGTATCAGTACATCACTAATCTGACGGGAAACTAGGCACATGAGGATCGAGGCCTGGTGTGCCACTTGGTTTTCAGTCGATGTGGATTCGGTTCTATGAGTGGCGGGGTCAATTTGTATCAGTACATCACTAATCTGACGGGAAACTAGGCACATGAGGATCGAGGCCCGGTGTGCCACTTGGTTTTCAGTCGATGTGGATTCGGTTCTATGAGTGGCGGGGTCAATTTGTATCAGTACATCACTAATCTGACGGGAAACTAGGCACATGAGGATCGAGGCCTGGTGTGCCACTTGGTTTTCAGTCGATGTGGATTCGGTTCTATGAGTGGCGGGGTCAATTTGTATCAGTACATCACTAATCTGACGGGAAACTAGGCACATGAGGATCGAGGCCCGGTGTGCCACTTGGTTTTCAGTCGATGTGGATTCGGTTCTATGAGTGGCGGTGTCAATTTGTATCAGTACATCACTAATCTGACGGGAAACTAGGCACATGAGGATCGAGGCCCGCGGCAGAAATGTGGTGATTCGTTTTTTCTGGGGAGTGCCAGTGATTCAATTTTTCAGGACACTGCTAGCGTTCAGTGCTGATCTCTGCGGCATTTGGTGGCAGTGTGTTGCTGATCAAGCATGGAGGGACGAATGGATCCCTGTGGTAGCTTGGTAGTACACGATCTATCTGCTTTTCACCAGCAGCGGCATGTATGTTTTTAGCCCCTGTTCTGTAGTCTGTACCCATTCAGTTCAGTGAACTGTACTCCAACTAGTACCCATTCAGTTCAGTTTAGCTTGAAGTACTAAATTATTCGGTTAAGCTTTTTGTAGTGTTAGTTTGGTACTAGTTGCCGTTGGTAGTCATTTTCTAGTACTCCCCCCGTCACGGTTTAGAAGGTGCGCTTGGAAATTCTCTGGgacctaggtggttatctattggttgtgagatgggctaaaaaatagcattcacactacgcatgcatatagcaatagtatatcggagtactaattagctactagaaataaatgtaatgcgccctaaaccttgtctattgtggaaacgcacgcaaatttaactatgccttctaaactgtgacggagggagtattcagtTTTTGTTTTGTCTACTTCCATGTTACTTAATTACATTTTGTTTTCCCCGGCTTGAACTCTGCATTTTGTCAGTATCGAATCACAGCCCGCATTTCTGCAACCTGTGGCATAAATGCTGCCCGACTTTTTTCTATTTTTCCGCACACGTGTTAGTGGATGCATGTGTTTTCCTACACAAACAAGATTGCGCACGGGTGTTTTAGGAATTTATGTTTCGTTCATTTGTTCATTGAGTACTTCTTTAAATTCCGTTGGTGTGGTCAGTCTGTAAATACCCACGTGTCCTTTTGCATTTGTACGTAACTATTTttcatttatatttttttctttaccCCCCTGTTATATACTACCATCTGCAACCAAGTCACACGCTGGTCTTTGAGATTCATCTGCTACAAATATATAGTTTACTTTTGAGTTCATTTTTAGTTACTACTTACTGGTATGATTCATGAATGCTTGCTAATGGTGACATGGTGGTTTTATATGTGTTTTTGTTAGTATTTTTTTCCAAGCTGACTTTTGTAACTGATTTTTACTTGAGTATCATGTAATTTCACTCGACTTGTTTTTTAAATGGGTTGCTTTTTCGGCCTAACTTTGCATGCACACTTTTGTAAGATAAGTCGTGATGCACGATGTTCTGTTTTGGATTTAGCTTACTTAATAAAGTAGAACTCACTGTTTTGCCTGTCTCCgaaagaaagattcttcttctctAGTGTCATGGTTTGTGAGATAAATAATAGTTTTTCAGTGTCACTTTCTACAGTCTTTTTGATTTGTCAACAACCTTTTGTTTTATGACTGAATACAGTTTTAGGTTTGAGATCCAGAGCTACTTTGAGCATTTGGTTTTGTGGAACCATGTCaagtagatttttttttgttttattattgTTTAAGGTTTAGCTCTATTTATCTAGATAATTTGCTTATTGTTCATACTTTTCAGTTTTTTCAGTCTTCTCTAATTAAGCTTTGAATCCTAGTTGCTTAGTTAAATCAGTTTGACAATACATCTTCAAAGGGATATGGAAGAACTTTGTCTGTATGACCCAACTCAAGATCGGGCTGGATGTTCTACTCAGATTCCATAATAGGGCAGTGCTCAGTCCTCATTCATCTCAGTTATCATTCTTTAGTTAAAATCAGTTTCTCCTAGTTCTTCATTTTCTCATCCTTTTATTCAGTTTCTCTTTCTTAGTCTCTTAGTTCTTAGTTGTCAGTATTCAGTTTGTTTGCAGACAAGTTTTTAATCCTTcattcttttatttctttctttagTGTATGTCTTCTTCAGTTTCCCTTCCTCAGTTTTTAGTATTTCCCTTTATTCAGTCAATATTCAGTTGCTCAGTTTTTGTCTTCAGAGAGTTTTCAATCTTTCTACATGTCTCACCTTACTACTTTACTCTTCATTTCCACTTGTGCAGTTACTTTATTATTTTCTCTCCTCATTCATCAGTCATTGTTCTACAATTTTGGTTTCCTTTGTTCTTTGTTATTTCCTTGTATGTTACATCTTGTAGCAGAGATGGTAGTAGAGATCATTTCTGTTGACAAACTCTCTGCTACAACTTTGCAAATGCCGGCAATGCGAAAGTGAAAATGTTGGTTATGAGTTTGAACCGATGGACCTGTCCATTAAGCCATGGAAACGTTCAGTATTTTGCTGAGTCCAAAATGCAGGTTGTCAACAGTATTTCTTAGTTGTCTGTCAGTATTCAGTTTGTTTGCATAACAAATCAGAGGAGCTTTGTGTTTCTTCTTCTATGTTCTTCAGTTATTTAGTTTGATGGTCTACTTCGTCAGTCTTCAATACATATTGTTTACTTTTTCAGTATTTTCATTGTTTAGTCTTCCGTTATTTCAGTTAGTCCATGATTTTTTTCAGTGAAGAGGCATCGCACAGTGGGGGCTGGAGCAGGGGAAGCTGCCACTCCTGCTGCTTCCTCTTCTACTCGCCTTACCTGCCTCGGCCGCCATCGGCTTTGCGGCATTCGGCAGGTTTCAGCCTATATCTTCAGTGCTCTCTTCTCTCAGTGTTCACAGTTAGACAAATCAGTGTTATGAACGCAGGTTTTAGAATGATCAGCACTGAGGGGTTGTCTGAATGTCCAGACAAAACTTTCTTAGAATGTTCAGTGATGAGAGAGGGGTTCTCATTGTTCCTCTATATCTTGAGCGTTATGTTCTTCACTGCTCATAGCAAAGACAAATAGAGGTTTTGTTAAAACATCCCTATAACGCAGTCCCAGCTAAGCCTGGGTGGCACACGACCATTTTTTGAGAAACACCAGGAAAATCATGCAGGACAAGTGCATTCCtttgtttttttttgagaaaaggacAAGTGCATTCCTAACAGTCCCAATCAAAACCACGCGGTCGTATCAGATCGTCCAGCAGAGCCCATGGATTTGGTGAGATCCCGTGGGCTTCTCGTGCTGGTTCGCTGCTGTTTGACGGCGTGCTTTATTTGATCAAGCAATTATGGATGGTCATCATGACTATATCTCTGCCCGTCCTTGCTGCCTGCGTCCACACTCTCTGTCTTCAGTCTGACATTCACTTTGAGCGAGCGAGCGGAGGAATGGAGGAAGCCATGGCGATTCTGCGCGATGCTTCGCCGTGGAGCCTGCTCGCCGGCGCCGCGGCCATGGCGGCTCTGTGGTGGGCGGTCCGGATGCTCGAGTGGGTCTGGTGGGGCCCGAGGCGCATTGAACGGGCCCTGAGGGCGCAGGGCCTCGGGGGCACCCAGTACCGGCTCCTGAGAGGCGACATCAAGGAGGAGCAGCGGCTCATGAGAGCGGCCCTCTCCAAGCCCGTGCCAATGGACCGGCCGCACGACATAGTCCCGCGCGTTTCCCCTCTCCTCCACCGCGTCACGGAGCAGCACGGTATGTACCAGCGCCAGCCACCGCAACAATCTTTTCTGGTTGCGTGCTCCTTCTGATGTAGAAATGCCATTAGGTTATTACGCTCTTTGTTTCAGTGTCATGTTCGGCTCTTCTCATCATCTGTTGCTGAAATCACAGGGAAGGTTTCATTCACATGGTTTGGGCCATACCCAAGAATCACAATCAGTGATCCTGAGCTGGTTCGGCAAGTTCTGGCAAATAAATTTGGCCACTTCGATAAGACGAAGCTAGCCCGCCTTGCAAAGGTATTTATTGGCGGACTCGCAGTCCTTGACGgtgaagaatgggccaagcacaGAAGGATTATGAATCCAGCCTTTCATGCAGAAAAGCTCAAGGTAATACTACTGTATTATTTATTTCACTTCTTGTAAAAAAACTGTATTTCTTttactttgaaagatattgtaCTAGTCTTTGCTAAAAGAACTGGTATCTACACAGCATGATTCGTGTATCCAGTAAATATATCTAAATCAGACTCCAGATCACAATATCTAATCTAGAATTGGATCGATATAAATTCGGTGTCAAATCAGGTGGATATAATATAGTTTGTCAAGTTGCTCCCTATAAGGCTATAATCAGTAATTTCGTATCCAATGGAATTGCGAATTTGCTAGAAGCACTGTATGTAACTGTACTTTCTATCAAAAGGTCCTTTGGAGAAGATAAAAAGTTACTGTATTATAATAACTAATTACTGTAAATTGTAATACTAAAGTTATAAATAGCATGGGTTATATCAACTGGTTGGAATTTCCTTTGTGATGGATATGTCAGACATCCGAGGCAAAATACTAGTTACATcacatgatcgtaggaaatttaaCTAACAAGGCAAAAAAAACCAAACCATTTCTCCCTGACCATTTACTTGGAATTGATTACAGCGGATGTTGCCAGCATTCTCTGCATCTTGCAGTGAACTAATTGACAGATGGGAGAATTTAGTCACTGTTTCCGTTGGAGCAATAGAGCTTGATGTTTGGTCGGAGTTCCAGGATTTATCAGGGGAAGTCATTTCAAGAGCTGCATTCGGTGTCACCAACGAAGAAGGCAGGCGGATTTTCCAACTTCAAGCCGAGCAAGCAGAGCGCCTTGTCCAATCTTTCCGGACTAATTACATCCCGGGCTTCTCGTatgatcctcattttccttgtTATTTCGTTCCAAACAAACAAATATCATCTGTGGATTCCTGTGTTCCAGAATGTTTTCTCAATGAAATTTCTGTACCCATTTCTGAAACTAACCAACGGATATTTTCACCCTTCAGTCTCTTGCCGACAGAAAACAACAGAAGGATGAAGGCTATAAATACAGAGGTCAAAGCGATTCTAAGGGGGATAATAGAGAAGAGGCAGAAGTACATGAAGAATGGAGGGACTGACAAGGACGATCTGCTCGGCCTGCTACTAGAGTCAAACATGGATTACAGTGATGCCGATGGCAAAACAAACAAGGGGATGACCGTGGAAGATGTAATTGATGAATGCAAGTTGTTCTACTTTGCGGGAATGGAGACTACAGCCGTACTACTCTCATGGACAGTGGTGTTACTAAGCATGCACCCGGAGTGGCAGGATCGTGCCAGGGAGGAGGTTCTACAAGTATTTGGG
The window above is part of the Triticum aestivum cultivar Chinese Spring chromosome 2A, IWGSC CS RefSeq v2.1, whole genome shotgun sequence genome. Proteins encoded here:
- the LOC123186319 gene encoding cytochrome P450 72A15 isoform X2 codes for the protein MEEAMAILRDASPWSLLAGAAAMAALWWAVRMLEWVWWGPRRIERALRAQGLGGTQYRLLRGDIKEEQRLMRAALSKPVPMDRPHDIVPRVSPLLHRVTEQHGKVSFTWFGPYPRITISDPELVRQVLANKFGHFDKTKLARLAKVFIGGLAVLDGEEWAKHRRIMNPAFHAEKLKRMLPAFSASCSELIDRWENLVTVSVGAIELDVWSEFQDLSGEVISRAAFGVTNEEGRRIFQLQAEQAERLVQSFRTNYIPGFSLLPTENNRRMKAINTEVKAILRGIIEKRQKYMKNGGTDKDDLLGLLLESNMDYSDADGKTNKGMTVEDVIDECKLFYFAGMETTAVLLSWTVVLLSMHPEWQDRAREEVLQVFGKNKPDLNGLSRLKVVMMVFNEVLRLYPPVMLINRRTYKKIELGGVTYPPNVMLALQLMFIHRDPAIWGDDAGEFNPGRFAEGVSKASRDPGAFFAFSSGPRNCIGQNFALLEAKVAISMILQRFSFELSPTYMHAPYAVLTLHPQHGVPVRLHRL
- the LOC123186319 gene encoding cytochrome P450 72A13 isoform X1; protein product: MEEAMAILRDASPWSLLAGAAAMAALWWAVRMLEWVWWGPRRIERALRAQGLGGTQYRLLRGDIKEEQRLMRAALSKPVPMDRPHDIVPRVSPLLHRVTEQHGKVSFTWFGPYPRITISDPELVRQVLANKFGHFDKTKLARLAKVFIGGLAVLDGEEWAKHRRIMNPAFHAEKLKRMLPAFSASCSELIDRWENLVTVSVGAIELDVWSEFQDLSGEVISRAAFGVTNEEGRRIFQLQAEQAERLVQSFRTNYIPGFSYDPHFPCYFVPNKQISSVDSCVPECFLNEISVPISETNQRIFSPFSLLPTENNRRMKAINTEVKAILRGIIEKRQKYMKNGGTDKDDLLGLLLESNMDYSDADGKTNKGMTVEDVIDECKLFYFAGMETTAVLLSWTVVLLSMHPEWQDRAREEVLQVFGKNKPDLNGLSRLKVVMMVFNEVLRLYPPVMLINRRTYKKIELGGVTYPPNVMLALQLMFIHRDPAIWGDDAGEFNPGRFAEGVSKASRDPGAFFAFSSGPRNCIGQNFALLEAKVAISMILQRFSFELSPTYMHAPYAVLTLHPQHGVPVRLHRL